GAAAGCAGTCATCCTCGCCGGCGGGCTCGGCACCCGGCTCAGCGAAGAGACCACCGTGCGCCCCAAGCCGATGGTCGAGATCGGCGGACGCCCGATCCTCTGGCACATCATGAAGCTGTACTCCCACCACGGCGTCAACGACTTCGTGATCTGCTGCGGGTACAAGGGCTACGTGATCAAGGAGTACTTCGCCAACTACTTCCTGCACATGTCCGACGTCACCTTCGACATGCGCAGCAACCGGATGGAAGTCCACCACAAGCGCGCCGAGCCCTGGAACGTCACGCTGGTGGACACGGGCGACGACTCGCTCACCGGCGGCCGCCTCAAGCGCGTGGCCCGCTACGTGGAGCGCGACGAGTCCTTCTGCTTCACCTACGGCGACGGCGTCGGCGACATCGACATCAGCGCCACGCTCGAGTTCCACAAGCAGCACGGCAAGGCCGCGACGCTGACCGCCACCTACCCGCCGGGCCGCTTCGGCGCGCTGGACATCCAGGGGCAGCAGGTCCGCAGCTTCACCGAGAAGCCCAAGGGCGACGGCGCGATGATCAACGGCGGCTTCTTCGTGCTGACGCCCAAGGTGCTGGACTACATCGACCACGACCAGATCATGTGGGAGCAGGAGCCGTTGCAGGGCCTGGCCGCCGCCGGCGAGCTGATGGCCTACGAGCACCACGGCTTCTGGCAGCCGATGGACACCCTGCGCGACAAGCACCTGCTGGAGGAGCTGTGGACCTCCGGCAAGGCACCGTGGAAGAAGTGGGAATGACAGCAACGGGAATGACGGGACAGACCGATCCGGCCTTCTGGCGCGGCCGCCGCGTCCTGCTGACCGGCCACACCGGCTTCAAGGGCAGTTGGCTGAGCCTGTGGCTCCAGTCGATGGGCGCGACCGTGCGCGGCGTCGCCCTGACCCCGCCGACCGAGCCGGCGCTGTTCGACGTCGCCCGCGTGGCCGAGGGCATGGAGCACCGCGTCGCCGACGTGCGCGACCTGGCCGCGGTCCGCGCCCAGATGGACGAGTTCCAGCCCGAGATCGTGCTGCACATGGCCGCGCAGCCGCTGGTGCGGCTGTCCTATCAGCAGCCGGTCGAGACCTACGCCACCAACGTGATGGGCACGGTGCACGTGCTCGAGGCCGCGCGCCTGGCGGGCTCGGTCAAGGCGGTCGTGAACGTCACGACCGACAAGTGCTACGACAACCGCGAGTGGGTCTGGGGCTACCGCGAAGACGAGCCCATGGGCGGCCATGATCCCTACTCCAACAGCAAGGGCTGCGCGGAGCTGGTCAGCGCCGCCTACCGCAAGTCCTTCCTGCAGGCCGGCGGCATCGCGCTGGCGACGGCGCGCGCCGGCAACGTGATCGGCGGCGGCGACTGGGCGCTGGACCGGCTGATCCCCGACATCCTTCGCGCGCTCCAGGGCGATGAAGCGGTGCTGATCCGAAACCCGCATGCGATCCGGCCGTGGCAGCACGTGCTGGAGCCCCTGTCGGGCTACCTGCTGCTGGCGGAACGCCTGGTCACGCACGGCCAGGCGGACGCCGAGGGCTGGAACTTCGGCCCGCGCGACGAGGACGCCCGTCCGGTGCAGTGGATCGTCGAGCGCCTGTGCGCCGACTGGGGCCGCGGCGCGCGCTGGACGCTGCAACCCGGCGATCATCCGCACGAGGCCAGCTTCCTGAAGCTGGACATCTCCAAGGCCCGGCAGCGCCTGCACTGGGCACCGCGCTGGTCGCTGCAGACCGCGCTGGACCGCATCGTCGTCTGGCACCAGGCTTGGCTGGCGGGCGAGGACATGCGCGCGCTGTGCCTCCGTCAGATCTCCGAGTACCAGGCCGCCGGCGGCGGCCACGATGCCAAGACTTCCTGATTCCACGACTTCCTGATCCCACGACTTCCTGAGCGAGCCATGAGCACCACTCCCGTCAACTTCCAGCCGCAGCTCGACAAGCTCCGCAGCCAGATCGCCGAGCTCGTCCAGCAGTACGCCGACGT
This genomic stretch from Mitsuaria sp. 7 harbors:
- the rfbG gene encoding CDP-glucose 4,6-dehydratase, which codes for MTATGMTGQTDPAFWRGRRVLLTGHTGFKGSWLSLWLQSMGATVRGVALTPPTEPALFDVARVAEGMEHRVADVRDLAAVRAQMDEFQPEIVLHMAAQPLVRLSYQQPVETYATNVMGTVHVLEAARLAGSVKAVVNVTTDKCYDNREWVWGYREDEPMGGHDPYSNSKGCAELVSAAYRKSFLQAGGIALATARAGNVIGGGDWALDRLIPDILRALQGDEAVLIRNPHAIRPWQHVLEPLSGYLLLAERLVTHGQADAEGWNFGPRDEDARPVQWIVERLCADWGRGARWTLQPGDHPHEASFLKLDISKARQRLHWAPRWSLQTALDRIVVWHQAWLAGEDMRALCLRQISEYQAAGGGHDAKTS
- the rfbF gene encoding glucose-1-phosphate cytidylyltransferase encodes the protein MKAVILAGGLGTRLSEETTVRPKPMVEIGGRPILWHIMKLYSHHGVNDFVICCGYKGYVIKEYFANYFLHMSDVTFDMRSNRMEVHHKRAEPWNVTLVDTGDDSLTGGRLKRVARYVERDESFCFTYGDGVGDIDISATLEFHKQHGKAATLTATYPPGRFGALDIQGQQVRSFTEKPKGDGAMINGGFFVLTPKVLDYIDHDQIMWEQEPLQGLAAAGELMAYEHHGFWQPMDTLRDKHLLEELWTSGKAPWKKWE